In one window of Bizionia sp. M204 DNA:
- a CDS encoding M23 family metallopeptidase, translated as MANKKKKSRKFTKKLLNKYRLVILNEDTFEERISLKLTRLNVFVLMSLSAIFLIVATTILIAFTPLREYIPGYSSVALKKRATELNYKTDSLQQVIAINEQYFSSIKKVLYGEVDKVDFNKDSIIEATRQEAKTIDLSPTKEDSILREKVKKEDKYNLFESAKLNSSFILFPPVSGTISQEYNVEEKHFAVDIVAEKGTPVKATADGTVIFADWTTEAGYVIILEHSQSLISVYKHNTLLTKVQGDVVTAGEVIATTGNTGSITTGPHLHFELWSDGYPINPTNFIDFK; from the coding sequence ATGGCTAATAAAAAGAAGAAATCTAGAAAGTTTACCAAGAAACTACTTAATAAGTATCGATTGGTTATTTTAAACGAGGACACTTTTGAAGAGCGTATTTCCTTAAAACTAACGCGACTTAATGTGTTTGTGCTCATGTCATTATCGGCTATTTTTTTAATTGTAGCCACTACCATTTTAATTGCGTTTACGCCACTCCGTGAATATATTCCTGGTTATTCATCTGTGGCACTTAAAAAACGTGCAACAGAGTTAAATTATAAAACCGATTCACTCCAACAAGTTATTGCAATAAATGAGCAGTATTTTTCATCTATAAAAAAGGTTTTGTATGGCGAAGTTGATAAGGTAGATTTTAACAAAGATTCAATTATTGAAGCTACACGACAAGAAGCTAAAACTATAGATTTATCGCCAACCAAAGAGGATTCTATTTTACGAGAAAAAGTAAAAAAAGAAGATAAATACAATTTATTTGAATCGGCAAAACTCAATTCCAGTTTTATACTATTTCCACCTGTTTCTGGAACTATTTCTCAAGAATATAATGTGGAAGAAAAACATTTTGCTGTGGATATTGTAGCAGAAAAAGGAACACCAGTAAAAGCAACCGCTGACGGAACAGTAATTTTTGCCGATTGGACAACCGAAGCTGGTTACGTTATCATTTTAGAACATAGCCAAAGTTTAATTTCCGTGTATAAACATAATACCCTGCTTACCAAAGTACAAGGTGATGTTGTAACAGCTGGCGAAGTGATTGCCACAACTGGTAATACAGGTTCAATTACTACTGGACCACATTTGCATTTTGAATTATGGAGTGATGGATACCCTATTAATCCGACTAATTTTATAGATTTTAAATAA
- a CDS encoding twin-arginine translocase TatA/TatE family subunit, with translation MISLSIFLAPGPWQIVLIVVIVLLLFGGKKIPELMRGLGSGIKEFKDASKEEETDKKE, from the coding sequence ATGATTTCATTAAGTATATTTTTAGCCCCAGGACCATGGCAAATAGTTTTAATTGTCGTGATTGTTTTACTACTTTTTGGTGGTAAAAAAATCCCTGAATTAATGCGTGGCTTAGGTAGCGGAATTAAAGAATTTAAGGACGCAAGTAAAGAAGAAGAAACTGATAAAAAAGAGTAA
- a CDS encoding DUF4837 family protein has protein sequence MQKLLLVFMSLIVMTSCNDNKSSNKRLLSQSSGKINNLSVVVDNELWEGQVGETLRNILAAPVHGLPQDEPLFILSQLPPVVFTGFAQQSRIVLKIEKSDSAKVKIAKNLFARPQRVVVVTGKTDEEISQQLTDNADQIVMALKNEEIKEQQRRIKLSLHKNNTIKEKLGISINFPSAYRIATEDGKFYWIRKDITTGTTNILLYELPYGSITDNDSVVGQIIKIRDSIGEKHIPGPLDGSFMITENKYTPFLAKTTISDKLAYETRGIWDVKNAFMSGPFVNYIIDDEANNRLLVVEGFAFAPSVSKRDYMFELEAIIKSIKFH, from the coding sequence ATGCAAAAATTATTACTTGTTTTTATGTCATTAATAGTAATGACGTCATGTAACGACAACAAATCTTCAAATAAACGTCTTTTATCCCAATCGTCTGGGAAAATCAATAATCTGTCGGTTGTTGTAGACAATGAATTGTGGGAAGGTCAGGTAGGAGAGACACTTCGGAATATTTTGGCGGCTCCTGTTCACGGCTTACCACAAGACGAACCCCTATTTATATTGAGCCAATTACCACCAGTTGTTTTCACAGGTTTTGCACAGCAAAGTCGGATTGTTTTAAAAATTGAAAAAAGTGATTCTGCCAAGGTTAAAATTGCAAAAAATTTATTTGCTAGACCCCAACGTGTGGTGGTTGTAACAGGTAAAACGGATGAGGAAATTTCGCAACAGTTAACGGATAATGCGGATCAAATTGTAATGGCTTTAAAAAATGAAGAAATTAAAGAACAGCAACGACGCATTAAATTATCGCTTCATAAAAATAATACCATTAAAGAAAAATTAGGCATATCCATTAACTTTCCATCTGCATATAGAATTGCAACGGAAGACGGAAAATTTTATTGGATTCGAAAAGATATTACCACCGGAACCACTAATATTTTGCTTTATGAGCTTCCTTATGGCAGCATTACAGACAATGATAGCGTGGTTGGTCAAATAATAAAAATTCGAGATTCCATAGGGGAAAAGCATATTCCAGGACCTTTGGATGGCTCGTTTATGATCACTGAAAATAAATACACACCCTTTTTAGCCAAAACTACAATTAGTGATAAATTAGCTTATGAAACTAGAGGTATTTGGGATGTTAAAAATGCCTTTATGTCTGGACCATTTGTTAACTATATAATTGATGATGAGGCTAATAATCGACTTCTGGTGGTAGAAGGTTTTGCTTTTGCACCATCGGTTAGTAAGCGGGACTATATGTTTGAGTTGGAAGCCATTATTAAGTCCATAAAATTTCATTAA
- a CDS encoding LysM peptidoglycan-binding domain-containing protein: MNCFTKNNIRLSLSAIFIAVGITYAQDSIPKKIVKTHIPEEQLIAGESYEVDTIIDGQQFYKKQIEIETDSVDIKALKDLEFTAELDEKWREELYSNALYDTLYTAISELDYKEVYYPDLPTDTLKARLDRLNARTPFNIAYNPSLESVIKGFLKNRRGYFERLMGLSHFYFPMFEQELDAQDVPLEVKYLAIVESALKPRARSRVGATGLWQFMFATGKEYGLNVSSYVDERSDPIKSTKAAAKYLAALYSMFGDWDLALAAYNSGPGNVLKAIRRSGGYENYWNIRHNLPRETAGYLPAFLATMYIFEYAEEHGLVAEKPAFHHFETDTIHVKQMITLDQVSEATGVNIEELQFLNPSYKLDIIPFIPEENYSLRLPLTAVGTFVTNEDTIYKSAKAELDEREKPLPQFFDSQSKERYRVKSGDYLGLIARKYGVRVSQIKQWNGLRSNNLRIGQRLTIYPRNPVPQASSSNNSSSSKSTPKTYIVKSGDSLWSISQKFPGVSVQNIRDWNDISGNNLKPGMSLKLSKG, encoded by the coding sequence GTGAATTGTTTTACTAAAAATAACATACGTTTAAGTCTTTCTGCAATATTTATTGCTGTGGGAATAACCTATGCGCAAGATTCTATTCCCAAGAAAATTGTAAAAACGCATATTCCCGAAGAGCAATTAATTGCTGGTGAATCTTATGAAGTGGACACCATAATTGATGGTCAACAATTTTACAAAAAGCAGATTGAAATAGAAACCGACTCTGTTGATATAAAAGCCCTTAAAGATTTAGAATTTACAGCAGAATTAGATGAAAAATGGCGGGAAGAATTATATAGCAACGCTTTGTACGATACCCTTTATACAGCCATTTCAGAATTAGATTATAAGGAAGTTTATTATCCAGATTTACCAACCGATACTTTAAAGGCACGTTTAGATCGCTTAAATGCTAGAACACCTTTTAATATTGCGTACAATCCATCTTTAGAAAGTGTTATAAAAGGATTTTTAAAAAATAGGCGTGGTTATTTTGAGCGACTCATGGGGTTGAGTCACTTCTATTTCCCTATGTTTGAGCAAGAGTTGGATGCACAAGATGTGCCTTTGGAGGTTAAGTATTTAGCCATTGTAGAATCCGCTTTAAAACCACGAGCACGATCACGTGTAGGTGCAACAGGTTTATGGCAGTTTATGTTTGCCACAGGAAAAGAATATGGTTTAAATGTGAGTAGTTATGTAGATGAACGTAGCGACCCAATAAAATCTACCAAAGCAGCAGCTAAATATTTGGCTGCCTTGTATTCTATGTTCGGAGATTGGGATTTGGCATTAGCAGCGTATAATTCGGGACCAGGAAATGTATTAAAAGCTATTAGACGATCAGGTGGTTATGAAAATTACTGGAATATTCGTCATAATTTACCACGTGAAACAGCGGGATATCTTCCTGCATTTTTGGCAACCATGTATATTTTTGAATATGCTGAAGAACACGGATTAGTTGCTGAAAAACCAGCATTTCATCATTTTGAAACCGATACAATTCATGTAAAGCAAATGATTACTTTAGATCAGGTTTCAGAAGCGACAGGTGTTAATATAGAAGAATTACAATTTTTAAACCCATCCTACAAATTAGATATTATTCCCTTTATTCCAGAGGAAAACTATTCATTACGATTGCCACTAACAGCTGTTGGAACATTTGTAACTAACGAGGATACTATTTACAAATCTGCGAAGGCTGAATTGGATGAACGGGAAAAACCATTACCACAATTTTTTGATAGTCAAAGTAAAGAACGATATCGCGTTAAATCTGGAGATTATTTAGGCTTAATAGCTAGGAAATATGGTGTTCGCGTAAGTCAAATAAAACAATGGAACGGTTTGCGGAGTAATAATTTACGTATTGGACAGCGTTTAACTATATACCCAAGAAATCCTGTTCCACAGGCAAGCAGTTCTAACAACTCAAGTAGTTCAAAATCAACGCCAAAAACCTATATTGTAAAGAGTGGTGACTCGCTTTGGAGTATTTCACAAAAATTTCCAGGCGTTTCTGTTCAAAATATTCGAGATTGGAACGATATTAGTGGTAACAATTTAAAACCAGGAATGTCATTAAAACTTTCCAAAGGCTAA
- the pgk gene encoding phosphoglycerate kinase, translated as MRTLDDFNFENKKALIRVDFNVPLDDNLHVGDTTRILAAKPTIIKILEDGGSCVLMSHLGRPKGVEDKFSLKHIADKVEDILGVEVLFVPNCVGEEAETAVKNLKPGQIILLENLRFHAEETAGNEDFAKQLAKLGDIYVNDAFGTAHRAHASTAIVAKFFPDNKCFGYLLAQEIKSIDKVMNTGEKPVCAILGGAKVSSKITIIDNILDKIDHLIIGGGMTFTFIKAQGGKIGDSLVEDDKLDLANSILEKAKNKNVEVHLPVDAIIADAFDNNAHTNTCAVNNIPDGWMGLDIGPVTEEKFATVVKNSKTILWNGPLGVFEMPNFAKGTMALGYAIADATKEGAFSLVGGGDSVAAVKQFGFEDQVSYVSTGGGAMLESLEGKTLPGIAAILD; from the coding sequence ATGAGAACATTAGACGATTTTAATTTTGAAAACAAAAAAGCCTTAATTCGTGTAGATTTTAATGTGCCTTTAGATGATAATCTTCATGTTGGTGATACCACACGAATTCTTGCAGCAAAACCAACTATTATTAAGATTTTGGAAGATGGCGGAAGTTGTGTTTTAATGTCGCATTTAGGAAGGCCAAAAGGTGTTGAGGATAAATTTTCATTAAAGCATATTGCAGATAAAGTTGAAGATATTTTAGGTGTTGAAGTACTTTTTGTTCCTAATTGCGTTGGGGAAGAGGCAGAGACTGCAGTGAAAAATTTAAAGCCTGGACAAATTATTTTGTTAGAAAATTTACGCTTTCATGCAGAAGAAACTGCTGGTAATGAGGATTTTGCAAAGCAATTGGCTAAATTAGGTGATATTTATGTTAATGATGCCTTTGGTACTGCGCATAGAGCGCATGCATCAACCGCTATTGTGGCTAAATTTTTCCCTGATAACAAGTGTTTTGGTTATTTATTAGCTCAAGAAATAAAAAGTATTGATAAGGTAATGAATACGGGCGAAAAACCGGTCTGTGCTATTTTAGGTGGTGCTAAAGTATCGAGTAAAATTACCATTATTGATAATATTTTAGATAAAATTGACCATTTAATTATTGGTGGTGGTATGACCTTTACCTTTATTAAAGCACAAGGCGGTAAGATAGGAGATTCATTAGTAGAAGATGATAAATTAGACCTGGCTAATTCGATTTTAGAAAAGGCTAAAAATAAAAATGTTGAAGTTCATTTACCAGTGGATGCCATTATTGCAGATGCTTTTGATAATAATGCGCATACGAACACATGTGCAGTCAATAATATTCCCGATGGCTGGATGGGATTAGATATAGGTCCCGTAACCGAGGAAAAATTTGCTACGGTTGTAAAAAATTCGAAAACTATTTTATGGAATGGTCCCCTTGGTGTTTTTGAAATGCCAAACTTTGCAAAAGGAACAATGGCTTTAGGTTATGCTATTGCCGATGCAACAAAAGAAGGTGCTTTCTCGTTAGTAGGTGGAGGTGATTCGGTTGCAGCTGTTAAGCAGTTTGGATTTGAAGATCAAGTTAGTTATGTGAGTACAGGAGGAGGCGCTATGTTAGAGAGTCTTGAAGGTAAAACCCTTCCTGGAATTGCTGCCATTTTAGATTAA
- a CDS encoding DNA polymerase III subunit delta' yields the protein MLFSDILGQEYIKSHLTQSADNGRIPHAQLFVGPEGSGTLPMAIAYAQYILCHNTQGENTTGNESCNIKFKNFGHPDLHFAFPVAANQKVKKHPVSSHFLEEWRELLNQQPYGNLFDWYKKLGVENKQGRIGVDEAQEIVKDLTLKSYEGGFKITIIWMAEKMNTEAANKLLKLIEEPPKKTIFILIAEDEEQLISTIRSRCQVLHFPPLPEDVITEGLINSYQIEASIAAKIAHQAHGNYNKACDLVYHDSEDTQFETWFIFWIRSAFKAKGNKAAIHDLISWSEDIAKTGRETQKQFLQFCLNFFRQAMLLNYGAADLVFLEPKTDGFKLENFAPFVHGNNILDISNEIQDAIYHIERNGNAKIILTDLSIKLTRLLHKKAS from the coding sequence ATGCTATTTAGTGATATTTTAGGTCAGGAATATATAAAAAGTCATTTAACACAAAGTGCTGATAACGGCCGAATTCCGCATGCGCAATTGTTTGTAGGACCCGAAGGTTCAGGTACTTTACCAATGGCTATTGCCTATGCGCAATACATACTTTGCCATAATACACAAGGTGAAAACACCACTGGAAATGAATCTTGCAATATAAAATTTAAGAATTTTGGCCATCCAGATTTACACTTTGCCTTTCCCGTAGCAGCGAATCAAAAAGTTAAAAAACATCCTGTTTCTAGTCATTTTTTAGAAGAATGGCGCGAATTATTAAACCAACAACCCTATGGCAACCTATTTGATTGGTATAAAAAATTAGGCGTTGAAAATAAACAAGGACGAATAGGTGTTGATGAAGCGCAAGAAATTGTAAAGGACTTAACCTTAAAGTCTTATGAAGGTGGTTTTAAGATAACCATTATTTGGATGGCCGAAAAAATGAACACCGAAGCGGCCAATAAATTGTTGAAATTAATTGAAGAGCCACCCAAAAAAACCATTTTTATTTTAATTGCTGAAGATGAAGAGCAACTTATTAGTACCATCAGGTCCCGTTGCCAAGTTTTACATTTCCCACCATTACCAGAAGATGTTATTACCGAAGGCTTAATAAATAGCTATCAAATTGAAGCGTCTATTGCTGCAAAAATAGCACATCAAGCGCACGGAAATTACAATAAAGCGTGTGATTTGGTATATCATGACAGCGAAGATACCCAATTTGAAACTTGGTTTATTTTCTGGATCCGAAGTGCATTTAAAGCAAAAGGTAACAAAGCGGCCATTCACGATTTAATATCGTGGAGCGAAGATATTGCCAAAACGGGTCGTGAAACACAAAAGCAGTTTTTACAATTTTGTTTGAATTTTTTCCGTCAAGCCATGTTGCTAAATTATGGCGCGGCAGATTTGGTTTTTTTAGAGCCCAAAACAGACGGTTTTAAATTGGAAAATTTTGCCCCTTTTGTTCATGGTAATAATATTCTAGATATCTCAAATGAAATTCAAGATGCTATTTATCATATTGAACGCAATGGAAATGCTAAAATTATTTTAACCGATTTATCTATAAAACTAACCCGTTTATTGCATAAAAAAGCCAGTTAA
- a CDS encoding OmpH family outer membrane protein, with protein MKNTFVIFLLFLTAVSCNTETQKIGFVNNKDLVNDYQEKIDIEAEFKTKIEAFEKRTDSIGQAFQQEAQAFQLKAQSMKQDQAQAEYQALGQKQQMLQQRIQLEESKIQEESQQTIDTLIKKVRDYVKDYGKKNGYTYILGSNEAGSVMYGDEKNDLTKEILDALNADYKKPE; from the coding sequence ATGAAAAACACATTCGTAATATTCTTATTATTTTTAACAGCAGTGTCTTGTAACACGGAAACTCAAAAAATTGGTTTTGTAAATAATAAGGACTTGGTAAATGACTACCAAGAAAAAATTGACATTGAAGCTGAATTCAAAACTAAAATTGAAGCCTTTGAAAAAAGAACCGATAGTATTGGTCAAGCGTTTCAGCAGGAAGCTCAAGCGTTTCAATTAAAAGCTCAAAGCATGAAGCAGGATCAGGCGCAAGCGGAATATCAAGCTTTAGGGCAGAAACAACAAATGTTGCAACAGCGTATCCAATTGGAGGAGAGTAAAATTCAAGAGGAAAGCCAACAAACAATTGACACCCTAATTAAAAAAGTACGTGATTACGTAAAAGATTACGGTAAGAAAAACGGTTATACATATATTTTAGGCAGCAATGAAGCTGGAAGTGTTATGTATGGTGATGAAAAAAACGATTTGACTAAAGAAATTTTAGACGCCTTAAACGCAGATTATAAAAAACCAGAATAA
- a CDS encoding class I SAM-dependent methyltransferase gives MSTKKVDFQVKDYSVSNEIFQLEMHPEFEILVTTPQPKLENLPAYYNSDDYISHTDSKRNLFEKAYHIIRSIALKRKLKLINSYSTSEKTLLDIGCGTGDFLQTAQQNNWTISGIEPNAEARNIANTKTNNAVHDAHELFKLKNESFEVITLWHVLEHLPDLEKQIITYKSLLRNSGTLIIAVPNYNSYDAEYYQNFWAAYDVPRHLWHFSEKGMKQLIEKQGLKIVETKPMIFDAYYVSLLSEKYKTGNMNFLKAFRIGWRSNRAAKRSGAYSSLIYVVKKA, from the coding sequence GTGAGTACGAAAAAAGTAGATTTTCAGGTTAAAGATTATTCTGTTTCCAATGAAATATTTCAATTAGAAATGCATCCAGAATTTGAAATTTTGGTGACAACGCCACAACCTAAATTAGAAAATTTACCAGCTTATTATAATAGTGATGATTATATTTCGCATACAGATTCCAAACGAAACCTCTTTGAAAAAGCCTATCACATTATTCGTTCCATTGCGCTAAAACGTAAATTGAAATTAATTAATTCTTATAGTACTTCAGAAAAAACACTATTAGATATTGGTTGTGGAACGGGTGATTTTTTGCAAACAGCACAGCAAAACAATTGGACAATTTCTGGAATTGAACCTAATGCAGAAGCACGCAACATTGCAAACACTAAAACAAATAATGCCGTTCATGATGCCCATGAACTTTTTAAATTGAAAAATGAAAGTTTTGAGGTTATTACCCTATGGCATGTATTAGAACATTTACCAGACTTAGAAAAACAGATTATTACATATAAAAGCCTATTAAGAAATTCCGGAACCCTAATTATTGCTGTTCCTAATTATAATAGTTACGATGCTGAATATTACCAGAATTTTTGGGCAGCCTATGATGTGCCAAGACATCTTTGGCATTTTTCGGAAAAAGGTATGAAGCAATTAATAGAAAAACAGGGTTTGAAAATTGTAGAAACAAAACCCATGATTTTTGATGCGTATTATGTGAGTCTGCTTTCAGAAAAATATAAAACAGGAAACATGAATTTTCTAAAAGCATTTAGAATAGGATGGCGTTCCAATCGTGCAGCTAAACGGTCTGGTGCCTATTCTTCACTTATTTATGTGGTAAAAAAGGCTTAA
- the mnmG gene encoding tRNA uridine-5-carboxymethylaminomethyl(34) synthesis enzyme MnmG: MFNEVYDVIVVGGGHAGSEAAAAAANMGSKTLLITMNLQNIAQMSCNPAMGGIAKGQIVREIDALGGYSGIVSDTSAIQFKMLNKSKGPAMWSPRVQSDRMRFAEDWRNILEQTKNLDFYQEMVSGLIVENHKVVGVKTSLGIEIKTKSVVLTNGTFLNGLIHIGDKNFGGGRAGERAATGITEQLVQLGFESGRMKTGTPPRVDGRSLDFSKMVEQPGDAVPEKLSYLDVTKPLTKQRSCHLTYTSNEVHDLLREGFDRSPMFNGRIQSLGPRYCPSIEDKINRFADKDRHQLFVEPEGWDTVEYYVNGFSTSLPEDVQFRALRSVAGFENVKFFRPGYAIEYDYFPPTQLQHTLETKLVEGLYFAGQINGTTGYEEAASQGLMAGINASLKVQERDPFILTRSEAYIGVLVDDLITKGTEEPYRMFTSRAEYRTLLRQDNADIRLTPMSFDLGLASEKRLKRMEEKHSKAEAFVDFFKETSVKPEEINPILEANDSAPMSQSDKMFKIFARPNITINDMRKVASVDAYIVEQNLDTEEIEQAEIQVKYAGYINKEKNNADKLTRLENIKIPKNFDYSNMQSMSMEARSKLNKIQPVTISQASRISGVSPSDISVLLVYLGR; the protein is encoded by the coding sequence ATGTTTAACGAAGTTTACGATGTAATTGTAGTAGGAGGTGGGCACGCAGGTAGCGAGGCCGCTGCTGCTGCTGCCAATATGGGAAGTAAAACGCTTCTAATAACCATGAATTTGCAAAATATTGCGCAAATGTCGTGTAACCCTGCTATGGGTGGAATTGCTAAAGGGCAAATTGTTCGTGAAATTGATGCGCTTGGTGGTTATAGTGGTATTGTTAGTGATACATCAGCTATTCAGTTTAAAATGCTTAACAAATCCAAAGGGCCTGCCATGTGGAGTCCCAGGGTTCAAAGTGATCGGATGCGTTTTGCTGAAGACTGGCGGAATATATTGGAGCAAACAAAAAATTTGGATTTCTATCAAGAAATGGTTTCCGGATTAATAGTAGAAAACCATAAAGTTGTGGGAGTAAAAACCTCATTAGGAATTGAGATAAAAACTAAAAGTGTTGTGCTAACAAATGGCACTTTTTTAAATGGTTTAATTCATATTGGCGATAAAAATTTTGGTGGTGGACGAGCAGGTGAAAGAGCTGCAACTGGAATTACTGAACAGCTTGTTCAATTAGGTTTTGAATCTGGTAGAATGAAAACGGGAACACCTCCTCGAGTAGATGGACGTTCGTTAGATTTTTCTAAAATGGTGGAGCAACCAGGTGATGCGGTTCCAGAAAAATTGTCCTATTTAGATGTTACAAAACCCTTAACTAAACAACGCTCGTGTCATTTAACATATACCAGTAATGAAGTGCATGATTTACTGCGTGAAGGCTTTGATAGATCGCCAATGTTTAACGGTCGGATTCAAAGTTTAGGACCGCGATATTGCCCCTCTATTGAAGATAAAATTAATAGATTTGCCGATAAGGATAGACATCAATTATTTGTGGAGCCGGAAGGTTGGGATACCGTAGAATATTATGTAAATGGCTTCTCAACATCCTTGCCAGAGGATGTTCAATTTAGAGCATTGCGTTCTGTAGCTGGTTTTGAAAATGTGAAATTTTTCCGTCCAGGATATGCTATTGAATACGATTATTTTCCACCAACACAATTACAACATACATTAGAAACCAAGTTAGTTGAAGGTTTATATTTTGCGGGTCAAATTAATGGAACTACGGGTTATGAGGAAGCGGCTTCACAAGGGTTAATGGCAGGAATTAATGCTAGCTTAAAAGTGCAAGAACGTGATCCTTTTATTTTGACTAGAAGTGAAGCTTATATAGGTGTTTTGGTGGACGATTTAATTACTAAAGGAACGGAAGAGCCTTATAGAATGTTTACGTCCCGCGCAGAATATAGAACCTTGTTGCGTCAAGATAATGCGGATATCCGATTAACTCCTATGTCTTTCGATTTAGGTTTAGCTTCTGAAAAGCGTTTAAAGCGTATGGAGGAAAAGCATAGTAAGGCGGAAGCGTTTGTTGATTTTTTCAAAGAAACGAGTGTTAAGCCCGAAGAGATAAATCCAATTTTAGAAGCGAATGATTCTGCTCCAATGTCTCAATCCGATAAGATGTTCAAAATATTTGCTAGACCTAATATCACCATAAATGACATGCGTAAAGTAGCAAGTGTTGATGCGTATATAGTAGAACAGAATTTAGATACAGAAGAAATAGAGCAAGCTGAAATTCAAGTTAAGTATGCTGGATATATTAACAAGGAAAAGAACAATGCGGATAAGTTAACGCGGTTAGAAAACATTAAAATTCCAAAGAATTTTGATTATTCAAACATGCAATCTATGAGTATGGAGGCACGCAGTAAATTGAATAAAATACAACCAGTTACTATTTCTCAAGCATCTCGAATTAGTGGTGTTTCGCCAAGTGATATTTCCGTATTATTAGTTTATTTAGGACGTTAA
- the ybeY gene encoding rRNA maturation RNase YbeY — protein sequence MISFNYENNFKIDNIQILQTWIEGVIVSEKFELGEINYIFCDDDYLHNLNVEYLDHDTLTDVISFDYTVGNVIQGDIYISTERVADNAQDFKATFSDELHRVMVHGVLHYCGYKDKSEAESEAMRSMENHYLKLLKDIS from the coding sequence ATGATTAGTTTTAATTACGAAAACAATTTTAAAATAGATAATATCCAAATACTGCAAACTTGGATTGAAGGTGTTATAGTTTCTGAAAAATTTGAATTGGGTGAAATAAACTATATTTTTTGTGATGATGATTATTTACATAATTTGAATGTAGAATATCTTGATCACGACACCTTAACCGATGTGATTAGTTTTGATTATACTGTAGGAAATGTCATACAGGGTGATATTTATATTTCCACCGAACGTGTAGCTGATAATGCGCAAGATTTCAAGGCTACTTTTAGTGATGAGTTGCATCGAGTTATGGTTCATGGTGTATTACATTATTGTGGTTATAAAGATAAATCGGAAGCCGAGTCTGAAGCTATGAGAAGTATGGAGAACCACTATCTGAAACTACTAAAAGATATCTCATAA